DNA sequence from the Amycolatopsis sp. Hca4 genome:
CGGCGGACGGCCCGTCAGCGCGGTGAACCGGCGGGCCAGGGTGGCCCGGGACAGGCCGACCCTGGCGGCCAGGTCTTCGATCCGCCACGGCGCTTCGGGGTGCTCGTGCAGGGCTTCCAGCGCGGCCGCGACCTCCGGGTCCCGCAAGGCCTGCGGCCAGCCCGTGCCCGGGTGGTCGGCCAGCCAGGCGCGGATCAGGTAGACCAGCAGCACGTCCAGCAGGCCGGTGAGCACCGTGGCCGAGCCCGGCCGCCGCTCGCTCACCTCGCCGCCGAGCAGGTCGATCGCCGCGCGCAGCTCGGGGTGGCGTCCGATCTCGGCCGGCAGGTGGACCAGCTCCGGCAGGCCGGCGAGCAGCGGGTGCCGCCGCGCGTGGAACAGCCGGTACTTGCCGCAGAGGAACTCCGTGCGGCCCGCCGGCTCGGCCACCGCCGTCTCGAACGGCACCGCGCCGGCCGCGTCCGGCGTCGAGGAGAGGACGTGCGCGCGGCCGTGCGGCACCAGGACCGCGTCACCGGGGGCGAGCGCCACCGGTTCACCGTCGTCCGGGAGCAGCCAGCCGCTGCCGCGCAGCAGCACGTGGAAGCCCGCGCCGTCGTACGGCGCGAAGCGGTAGCACC
Encoded proteins:
- a CDS encoding AraC family transcriptional regulator, which translates into the protein MDVLSDAIAAVRVGQPTSNRLQAGPDWCYRFAPYDGAGFHVLLRGSGWLLPDDGEPVALAPGDAVLVPHGRAHVLSSTPDAAGAVPFETAVAEPAGRTEFLCGKYRLFHARRHPLLAGLPELVHLPAEIGRHPELRAAIDLLGGEVSERRPGSATVLTGLLDVLLVYLIRAWLADHPGTGWPQALRDPEVAAALEALHEHPEAPWRIEDLAARVGLSRATLARRFTALTGRPPMAYLTWWRLTTAARLLQETDLALPSIAAKVGYTSSFAFSHAFKRHFGAAPGGFRGGDRT